Proteins found in one Plasmodium coatneyi strain Hackeri chromosome 10, complete sequence genomic segment:
- a CDS encoding XAP-5 DNA binding protein codes for MNFRKPDNTADLIDSLINSENGKVQKYILERKRKEKEFLEKKENIKKKTLMAPKLNQMFVKNKNEDDKLISETVGLRTVHEYKQIKSGIYGKEKDSHLSGKAKEDKDSKKKNLKLSFCSDDDEEVEEEDDGEGDEDGDSNRGGDRDNGDKELKNHSDGGASQEEENDGSENPSHERNPSSEGKRNKHDSSKNGSDKNDADKNQQDNDTHAKYDKNKPFKKIMKDPTVNTSFLKDKERDEQIELRKKELRELYFKLENEQKEKTIEITYSYYDGSGHRRKISVKQKTTIGQFINKCVENLKNEFIHLRSASCETLMFVKEDIILPNYLTFYELIKNKAQGKTGPLFAFDAVESLHGVTDIRREKTDTHAGKLVEKKWYEKNKHIFPASKWEIYKPMKTYSTSYTDLFGHSA; via the exons ATGAATTTCAGAAAACCTGATAACACCGCGGACCTAATTGACAGTCTAATAAATagcgaaaatggaaaagttcaaaagtacattttggaaaggaaaagaaaggaaaaggaatttctggaaaagaaggaaaacattaaaaagaaaacgttaaTGGCTCCAAAACTTAATCAAATgtttgttaaaaataaaaatgaagacgacAAGTTAATCAGCGAAACAGTTGGTCTGAGAACCGTCCACGAGTATAAACAGATCAAGAGTGGAATTTATGGCAAAGAGAAGGACAGCCATCTTAGCGGAAAGGCCAAGGAGGACAAAGatagcaaaaagaaaaacctcAAATTGTCTTTCTGtagtgatgatgatgaagaggtagaggaggaagacgacgGTGAAGGGGATGAAGATGGTGACAGTAACCGTGGTGGTGATCGGGACAATGGTGATAAGGAGCTGAAGAACCACTCTGATGGAGGCGCTTcgcaagaagaagaaaacgatGGCTCAGAAAACCCTTCCCATGAACGTAACCCGTCCAgtgagggaaaaagaaacaaacatGATTCGAGTAAAAACGGTTCAGACAAAAATGACGCAGACAAGAACCAGCAAGATAACGACACACACGCCAAGTACGACAAAAATAAGCCATTCAAGAAAATCATGAAAGACCCAACTGtaaacacttccttcctaaaAGACAAGGAACGAGATGAACAAATagaattgcgaaaaaaagagttaAGGGAATTATATTTCAAACtagaaaatgaacaaaaagaaaaaacgattGAAATAACCTACTCATACTACGACGGTAGTGGCCATCGGAGAAAAATATCAGTAAAGCAAAAAACCACGATAGGacaatttataaataaatgtgttgagaatttaaaaaacgaATTTATTCACCTAAGATCGGCATCTTGTGAAACCCTAATGTTTGTGAAGGAAGATATTATTCTTCCGAATTATTTGACCTTTTAtgagttaattaaaaataaagccCAGGGGAAAACAGGGCCATTGTTTGCCTTTGACGCCGTGGAAAGTTTACATGGGGTTACAGAcataagaagggaaaagactgat ACTCACGCAGGAAAGttagtggaaaaaaagtggtaCGAAAAAAACAAGCACATTTTTCCAGCGTCCAAGTGGGAAATTTACAAACCCATGAAAACCTACTCGACAAGCTACACAGATCTGTTTGGCCATTCTGCATAG